In the Pseudoalteromonas undina genome, one interval contains:
- a CDS encoding LysR substrate-binding domain-containing protein — protein MNLKDLEYVKAVAHFKHFRKAADACFVSQPTLSGQIKKLEQELGVILFDRSTKHVTLTTQGERLLTQITLILEQTQILKELAATSNQPLQGKLSIGIIPTIAPYLLPTLLTSMKAAFTQSQFSFIEMQTSTILAALDSGEVDFAILADVPELKNYHTINVYKEDFLVAVSADNALAVNKKVALQDLQGSNLLMLSDGHCFKDQAQQFCFSAGVDVSSHYQGNSLETLLALVAMDDGVTFVPKLAAIPREGIHYLPIFPNQQRNIVLACRKHYPHLSGVEQLADWLSAHDNLKVKLTQAL, from the coding sequence ATGAACTTAAAAGATTTAGAATATGTAAAAGCCGTTGCGCATTTTAAACATTTTCGTAAAGCAGCCGACGCTTGCTTTGTAAGCCAGCCCACCTTGAGTGGGCAAATTAAAAAGCTAGAACAAGAATTAGGGGTTATCTTATTTGACCGTTCAACTAAGCACGTTACCTTAACAACCCAAGGTGAACGTTTGTTGACACAAATCACTCTTATATTAGAACAAACTCAAATATTAAAAGAACTGGCTGCTACTTCTAACCAACCGTTACAGGGCAAGCTGAGTATTGGTATTATTCCTACTATTGCCCCGTATTTACTACCTACACTGCTTACATCAATGAAAGCGGCATTTACTCAAAGTCAGTTTTCGTTTATTGAAATGCAAACTTCTACCATTTTAGCTGCGCTAGACAGTGGCGAGGTGGATTTTGCAATTTTAGCGGATGTGCCTGAGCTAAAAAATTACCATACGATTAATGTATATAAAGAAGACTTTTTAGTTGCGGTATCTGCTGATAACGCTTTAGCTGTAAATAAAAAGGTAGCACTGCAAGATCTTCAAGGTAGTAACCTATTAATGTTAAGTGATGGCCATTGCTTTAAAGATCAAGCCCAGCAGTTTTGTTTTTCGGCAGGAGTGGATGTTTCTAGCCATTATCAAGGTAATAGCTTAGAAACCTTATTAGCGCTGGTGGCGATGGACGATGGGGTTACGTTTGTGCCAAAACTTGCTGCAATCCCCCGAGAGGGAATTCATTATTTGCCTATTTTTCCTAATCAGCAACGTAATATTGTATTGGCCTGTCGAAAGCACTACCCGCATTTATCTGGGGTTGAGCAGTTAGCAGATTGGTTAAGCGCTCACGATAATTTAAAAGTTAAGCTAACCCAAGCACTTTAG
- a CDS encoding flagellar assembly protein T N-terminal domain-containing protein — protein sequence MKSFLKAVLAGLSTTAVLTFSPFTHAQWYESTGHAVIQNSDIPGAKAAAIKDAITQALVFSGARVSSVQTLVDGVLTQDQLKISSQGEIQKIELVSENRSNDEFAITLRLDIFAQTEQCPQSNFNKFIAVTQSQLTNREQARMGQIFDINKAVSKNIYTSLQKSKMSAIPVAYFNKAIKVDTYFNQQHDYSNSQLEEISSRSNAQYVLLSQITSLSTSDKLNSDYAFWQDESYQRHYRIEFSLFNGTTYEPLWQQSYQSQAIWPFEKTAIIDVNSNRFWQSPFGQSISEINQTLSYDLQAAMACLPTQGKILHMENNKLVINLGKAHGLEKGQQLSIAHHNYLTDAQGNTMPHTITTLNRIRVEQLYQHSAIAVSINDQPLPGVQINDIVEVATP from the coding sequence ATGAAGTCGTTTTTAAAAGCAGTATTGGCAGGATTAAGCACCACTGCTGTATTAACGTTTTCACCTTTTACCCACGCTCAGTGGTATGAGTCTACAGGCCATGCGGTTATTCAAAATAGCGACATTCCCGGTGCAAAGGCCGCTGCAATAAAAGATGCGATTACCCAAGCCCTTGTATTCTCTGGTGCGCGGGTGAGCTCGGTGCAAACACTTGTTGATGGTGTTTTAACCCAAGATCAGCTAAAAATAAGTAGCCAAGGCGAAATTCAAAAAATAGAGCTCGTTAGCGAAAACCGCAGCAATGATGAATTTGCGATTACCTTACGCCTAGATATTTTTGCACAAACCGAGCAATGCCCGCAAAGCAACTTCAATAAATTTATAGCTGTGACGCAAAGTCAATTAACAAATCGCGAACAAGCGAGAATGGGTCAAATATTTGACATTAATAAAGCAGTAAGCAAAAACATCTACACGTCACTGCAAAAATCAAAAATGAGTGCTATACCGGTTGCCTATTTCAATAAAGCGATAAAAGTCGATACCTATTTTAATCAACAACATGACTACTCTAACAGCCAGTTAGAGGAAATTTCATCGCGCAGTAACGCACAATATGTGCTACTGAGCCAAATTACCAGTTTATCCACCAGCGATAAACTCAATAGCGACTATGCATTTTGGCAAGATGAAAGCTATCAGCGTCACTACCGAATAGAGTTTAGTTTATTTAATGGCACTACTTATGAGCCCTTGTGGCAACAAAGCTATCAAAGCCAAGCTATCTGGCCATTTGAAAAAACAGCTATTATTGATGTAAACAGTAATCGTTTTTGGCAGTCACCTTTTGGTCAAAGTATTAGTGAGATAAACCAAACCCTAAGTTACGATTTGCAAGCAGCCATGGCGTGCCTACCCACCCAAGGCAAAATTTTGCACATGGAAAATAATAAACTCGTCATTAACTTAGGAAAGGCACATGGCTTAGAAAAAGGCCAACAACTGAGTATTGCTCATCATAATTATTTAACAGACGCGCAAGGCAACACCATGCCGCATACTATAACCACTTTGAACCGTATTCGTGTAGAGCAGCTATATCAGCATAGCGCCATTGCCGTCAGTATTAATGATCAGCCTTTACCGGGCGTACAAATTAACGATATTGTGGAAGTTGCAACGCCCTAA
- a CDS encoding LPP20 family lipoprotein, translating into MRVMPLMITLGCLTLSGCSNIFDKHVEYKYVEPNNYPVLKAIGYAPISLQSGSNDTQKQLMAIKASKLEAYRELTEQVYGQKITAGTTVAGSVAQDDYLQSKVQGIIKGAQIIKTYAVNDMYITELELNMKRVHDLYIGEIKPREVKKVTYY; encoded by the coding sequence ATGCGAGTAATGCCATTAATGATCACATTAGGCTGCTTAACGTTAAGCGGTTGTAGCAATATATTTGATAAGCACGTTGAATATAAATATGTTGAGCCAAATAATTACCCTGTATTAAAAGCAATAGGGTACGCGCCCATTAGTTTGCAGTCGGGAAGTAATGACACTCAAAAACAGCTTATGGCAATTAAAGCCTCCAAGCTAGAAGCATACCGCGAACTAACGGAACAAGTGTACGGGCAAAAAATTACCGCAGGCACAACCGTCGCAGGCTCTGTTGCCCAAGATGATTATTTACAGAGTAAAGTGCAAGGTATTATAAAAGGCGCGCAAATTATAAAAACCTATGCCGTTAATGATATGTATATTACTGAGCTTGAGCTTAATATGAAGCGCGTACACGACTTGTACATCGGTGAGATAAAACCACGGGAAGTGAAAAAAGTCACTTATTACTAA
- the flgN gene encoding flagellar export chaperone FlgN, which produces MADHNSLITIKLNEQINCLTTLSELLTQELDAIASRRGEGLKEIAQQKMSFLTSISTLDKELSKLIASNDQQTDENADLIKLTRTKLEQCQKQNEVNAHAAHQAQLSVKQLKGILIGAPSSMTYDQAGSVVNTDNSIVRNLKA; this is translated from the coding sequence ATGGCTGATCACAATAGTTTAATTACGATTAAACTAAACGAACAAATAAATTGTTTAACAACCTTGAGTGAGCTTCTTACTCAAGAACTTGATGCTATTGCCTCACGAAGAGGCGAAGGTTTAAAAGAAATTGCCCAACAAAAAATGTCTTTTTTAACCAGCATAAGCACCCTAGATAAAGAACTCAGTAAACTGATTGCCAGTAATGATCAGCAAACAGATGAAAACGCTGACTTAATAAAGCTAACCAGAACTAAGCTTGAGCAATGTCAAAAACAAAATGAAGTTAACGCTCATGCAGCGCACCAGGCGCAGTTAAGTGTAAAGCAATTAAAGGGTATTTTAATTGGCGCACCTTCGTCTATGACCTACGATCAAGCCGGTAGCGTAGTTAATACTGACAACAGCATTGTGCGTAACCTAAAAGCCTAA
- the flgM gene encoding flagellar biosynthesis anti-sigma factor FlgM, whose translation MVGQVNKSNQQPGVLTNTQQQKVDLKRDNANTQAAQTPSPKAASDSVSLTPQAKQLKSLQEKAEQSSGFDSNKVAELKKAITEGKYQIDSEKLAKNLADFEFNVYG comes from the coding sequence ATGGTCGGTCAAGTAAACAAATCAAATCAACAGCCTGGTGTTTTAACAAACACTCAACAGCAAAAAGTTGATTTAAAAAGAGATAATGCAAATACACAAGCTGCGCAAACGCCTTCACCTAAAGCTGCAAGCGATTCGGTGAGCTTAACACCGCAGGCCAAGCAATTAAAATCTTTACAAGAAAAAGCAGAGCAGTCTTCTGGTTTTGACAGCAACAAAGTTGCTGAGCTTAAAAAAGCGATTACCGAAGGCAAGTATCAAATAGACAGTGAGAAACTTGCCAAAAATTTAGCAGACTTCGAGTTTAATGTTTATGGCTGA
- the flgA gene encoding flagellar basal body P-ring formation chaperone FlgA → MSLLKKTRRYSVFYFLASLCFTLPLKAQVFSKESLQEMAVSYVAQKAVTTNDNKIQFSALPLDTRIPDRQCNSELELVTPSEPPFNRQVTIQIKCNDSDNWAQYVHVRITESAPVVVATTNLARGEVITPSHLSIDMRPAHFIRVQYLDDPAQLIGSRSKRNIREGMPVLLNQICMVCKGDSVNIFANIKGLRVKTTGVALEDGTLGEQVRVENKKTGKVLNARVDGVESVQVNI, encoded by the coding sequence ATGAGTTTGTTAAAAAAAACCAGAAGATACAGTGTTTTTTATTTTCTTGCTAGCCTCTGCTTCACTTTGCCACTGAAGGCTCAAGTATTTAGTAAAGAATCACTACAGGAAATGGCTGTATCTTATGTTGCTCAAAAAGCAGTAACTACAAATGACAACAAAATACAGTTTAGCGCGTTACCGCTAGATACCCGCATACCCGATCGCCAGTGTAACTCTGAGCTAGAGCTAGTAACGCCAAGTGAGCCCCCATTTAATCGTCAGGTCACCATTCAAATAAAATGTAACGATAGTGACAACTGGGCACAATACGTTCATGTGAGAATCACTGAATCAGCACCTGTTGTAGTTGCTACTACCAATTTAGCACGAGGTGAAGTGATTACTCCATCCCATTTAAGTATTGATATGCGCCCTGCGCACTTTATACGTGTTCAGTATCTTGATGATCCTGCGCAACTTATTGGTAGCCGCAGTAAACGTAATATTCGTGAAGGTATGCCTGTACTACTCAATCAAATTTGTATGGTTTGCAAAGGCGACTCTGTCAATATTTTTGCCAATATTAAAGGGTTAAGAGTAAAAACCACGGGTGTTGCATTAGAGGATGGAACCTTAGGTGAACAAGTACGAGTTGAAAACAAAAAAACAGGTAAAGTTTTAAATGCGCGAGTAGATGGTGTAGAGTCTGTGCAGGTAAATATTTAA
- a CDS encoding chemotaxis protein, which yields MAGILDSVNQRTQLVGQNRLELLLFKLNGRQRFGINVFKVREVLQCPPLTSMPKSNAYIRGVAHIRGQTISVIDLSMAVGGRPIKSIEDGFIIIAEYNRTVQGFLVGGVERIVNMNWEKIMPPPSGAGRYSYLTAVTEIENELVEILDVEKILNEICPVNTTVSDDVASQGNIQKDLGERIVFIADDSAVARNQVKRALEPLGVTTELAKNGKEALIRLKEIAELDCVNDITERVGLLISDVEMPEMDGYTLTAEIKADPKLAPLHVILHTSLSGVFNQAMIEKVGADDFIAKFNPDELATAVNKWVHCD from the coding sequence ATGGCCGGTATTTTAGACTCAGTAAACCAACGTACTCAGTTGGTTGGGCAAAACCGCTTAGAGTTATTGTTATTTAAGCTTAACGGACGTCAGCGCTTTGGCATTAATGTGTTTAAGGTAAGAGAAGTTCTTCAATGCCCGCCATTAACCAGCATGCCAAAATCTAACGCTTACATTCGTGGTGTAGCACATATCCGTGGCCAAACAATCTCGGTAATTGACTTATCAATGGCAGTAGGTGGTCGTCCTATTAAAAGCATAGAAGATGGCTTTATTATTATTGCAGAATATAACCGTACAGTGCAGGGCTTTTTAGTTGGTGGTGTTGAGCGGATTGTTAATATGAACTGGGAAAAAATAATGCCACCGCCATCAGGAGCGGGCCGCTATTCTTATTTAACTGCCGTGACTGAAATTGAAAATGAGCTGGTTGAAATACTCGACGTAGAAAAGATCCTAAACGAAATTTGTCCTGTCAATACTACCGTGAGTGATGATGTTGCCTCGCAAGGTAATATACAAAAAGACTTAGGCGAAAGAATTGTATTTATTGCCGATGATTCGGCCGTGGCACGAAATCAGGTTAAACGAGCGTTAGAACCTTTAGGTGTAACTACTGAACTTGCTAAAAATGGTAAAGAAGCTTTAATAAGACTAAAAGAAATTGCAGAGCTTGATTGTGTTAACGATATTACAGAGCGAGTAGGGTTACTTATTTCAGATGTAGAAATGCCAGAAATGGATGGTTATACGCTCACTGCAGAAATTAAAGCAGATCCCAAACTTGCACCATTGCATGTGATTTTACACACATCGTTAAGTGGTGTGTTCAACCAAGCAATGATTGAAAAAGTAGGGGCTGACGATTTTATTGCAAAATTTAATCCAGACGAGCTTGCTACAGCCGTTAATAAGTGGGTTCATTGTGATTAA
- a CDS encoding CheR family methyltransferase: MTNKDLQQTEYDQFRLFLEQQCGIVLGENKQYLVKSRLAPLMSRFNVESLSELVSKTLGVHERQLRATVVDAMTTNETLWFRDQYPFELLKTRLFPEFKALNRPLKIWSAASSSGQEPYSIAMSVAEFQSSSPGVLKMGAQIVGTDISNTMLDMCKHAEYDALALARGLSAERRKKFFKDSGNGMAQVVDSLKKQVSFRHLNLLDSYALMGKFDIIFCRNVLIYFSPEVKAKIIAQFSQALNPKGYLFLGASESMSGLSTEFDMVRCNPGIIYQKK, translated from the coding sequence TTGACTAATAAAGATTTGCAGCAAACAGAATACGATCAATTTCGCTTATTTTTAGAACAACAGTGCGGTATTGTTTTAGGTGAAAATAAGCAGTATTTGGTTAAAAGTCGCTTGGCACCATTAATGTCTCGATTTAATGTTGAATCGTTATCTGAACTGGTTAGCAAAACACTTGGCGTGCATGAGCGTCAATTGCGCGCTACTGTTGTTGATGCCATGACAACCAACGAAACATTGTGGTTTAGAGATCAATACCCATTTGAGTTGCTCAAAACCAGATTATTCCCTGAATTTAAAGCGTTAAATAGGCCATTAAAAATATGGTCTGCTGCGAGCTCTTCAGGGCAAGAACCTTATTCAATTGCTATGTCGGTTGCTGAGTTTCAATCAAGTAGTCCTGGTGTTTTAAAAATGGGTGCACAAATAGTGGGTACTGACATCTCAAATACCATGCTGGATATGTGTAAACACGCCGAATATGATGCATTGGCACTGGCTCGCGGGCTATCTGCTGAGCGTCGTAAGAAGTTTTTTAAAGATAGCGGCAATGGTATGGCACAAGTGGTTGACTCATTGAAAAAGCAAGTGAGCTTTAGGCATTTAAATTTACTCGACTCGTACGCTTTGATGGGTAAGTTCGATATTATATTTTGCCGTAATGTTTTAATTTATTTTTCACCTGAGGTGAAAGCCAAAATAATTGCACAATTTTCTCAAGCACTTAACCCTAAGGGGTATTTATTTTTAGGTGCGTCGGAATCTATGTCTGGTTTGAGTACCGAATTTGATATGGTGCGTTGTAACCCCGGGATTATTTACCAAAAAAAATAA
- the flgB gene encoding flagellar basal body rod protein FlgB produces the protein MAISFDKALGVHPHAMLIRSQRAEMLATNIANADTPGYKAKDIDFASALKTAKSNQLSGNTMVRTNEKHIAGGTRSVGGNELFRTPNQTDTGDGNSVDIQVERNLYTQNAMEYQASVQFLNGKFKGLKKALGSQGA, from the coding sequence ATGGCTATCAGTTTTGATAAAGCATTAGGCGTGCATCCGCATGCGATGTTAATCCGTTCGCAAAGAGCAGAAATGCTCGCTACTAATATCGCAAATGCTGATACGCCCGGCTATAAAGCAAAAGATATCGACTTTGCCTCAGCATTAAAAACGGCAAAGTCTAACCAACTAAGCGGCAATACGATGGTAAGAACCAACGAAAAACACATTGCCGGTGGTACCCGTAGTGTAGGTGGAAATGAACTATTTCGTACGCCAAATCAAACAGATACAGGTGATGGTAACTCTGTTGATATACAAGTGGAACGGAACTTGTATACACAGAATGCTATGGAGTATCAGGCCAGTGTCCAGTTTCTTAATGGTAAATTTAAAGGCCTGAAAAAAGCCCTCGGTAGTCAAGGAGCCTAA
- the flgC gene encoding flagellar basal body rod protein FlgC, with translation MSLYNVFDIAGSGMSAQNVRLNTTASNISNANTISSSQNETYRARQPVFAAELTKASASASNPQGSAVGVKVLGVVESDKPLQIEYNPNHPSADENGYIYKPNVNVVEEMANMISASRSYQTNVQVADAAKQMLSKTLLLGQR, from the coding sequence ATGAGTTTATATAATGTGTTTGATATTGCAGGTTCGGGTATGAGCGCGCAAAACGTGCGATTAAATACCACCGCAAGTAATATCTCTAATGCCAATACAATTAGCTCTTCACAAAATGAAACGTACCGAGCGCGACAACCTGTATTTGCTGCGGAGCTAACAAAAGCGTCAGCGTCAGCAAGCAACCCACAGGGCTCTGCCGTTGGTGTGAAAGTGTTAGGAGTGGTTGAGAGTGATAAACCACTACAAATTGAATATAACCCAAACCACCCGAGTGCGGATGAAAATGGTTACATTTATAAACCCAACGTGAATGTTGTTGAGGAGATGGCAAATATGATTTCTGCATCTCGCTCTTATCAGACAAATGTTCAAGTTGCTGATGCAGCTAAGCAAATGTTAAGTAAAACACTGCTGTTAGGTCAGCGGTAA
- a CDS encoding flagellar hook assembly protein FlgD produces the protein MSNDISTSSSYMDSLRWQDKQVPQKEDSDALTQEDFFSLLTQQLSYQDPSKPADNDQMIAQMTNFTMAEGISNLNSNFESLAASMTSNSALQASTLVGKQALLESNTLELNESGESRGSVVAEKPVDSLMIRIEDASGQLVKTIDLGTQPAGAIRFAWDGKNEAGERLPPGEYNIKAEGSTNGEFSSLPLATFKNIESVNINGSSGIIINTKEGAVRLTDVAEIA, from the coding sequence ATGAGTAACGATATTAGTACTTCTTCATCCTACATGGACTCTTTACGTTGGCAAGATAAGCAAGTGCCACAAAAAGAGGATAGTGATGCGTTAACCCAAGAAGATTTCTTTTCGTTGTTAACACAGCAGTTGTCATATCAAGATCCCAGCAAACCAGCTGATAACGATCAGATGATTGCACAAATGACAAACTTTACCATGGCTGAAGGAATATCAAATTTAAACTCTAATTTTGAGTCTTTAGCCGCGTCGATGACATCAAATTCGGCATTGCAAGCATCAACACTGGTTGGCAAACAAGCGCTGTTGGAATCGAATACACTTGAGCTTAATGAGTCGGGTGAATCAAGAGGTTCTGTTGTAGCTGAAAAGCCAGTCGATAGTTTAATGATTCGCATTGAAGATGCATCCGGGCAGTTGGTTAAAACTATAGATTTAGGCACTCAGCCCGCAGGAGCCATTCGTTTTGCATGGGATGGTAAAAATGAAGCGGGTGAACGGCTACCACCTGGTGAATACAACATCAAAGCAGAAGGTAGCACAAATGGGGAATTTTCAAGCCTTCCGTTAGCTACATTCAAAAATATTGAAAGTGTTAATATTAATGGCTCAAGCGGCATTATTATTAACACAAAAGAAGGTGCGGTTAGGCTGACTGATGTCGCAGAAATCGCGTAA
- the flgE gene encoding flagellar hook protein FlgE encodes MSFNIALTGLAAAQKDLDVTANNIANVNTTGFKESRAEFADVYASSVFSAGKTKNGDGVQTTMVAQQFHQGSLQFTNNSLDLAITGEGYFATSNDLGSLDFSYTRAGAFKLNKDNFVVDAKGNFLQSFPVNEVTGSTTSVSLSTSSALQIPDSSGSPRSTSNVYTSFNVDSRDDVIAVPFDATDGTTYNSSTSTTVYDSLGEPHVMQFYFVKTAPNEWQVHGTLDQKPFDATGAATATPSPLSTFGFNASGTPETTNGAPITGSTFDDVNLNTANFSGLLTNGAQFNDIAIQWRDEAGTAGKIPTQYANRFEVKALEQDGATVGRLAGIDIGTDGKVVASYSNGDTSYLGQVAMVRFANSQGLQQVGDTSWKKSLTSGEPIAGEPGTGTLGKVNSSALEQSNTNLTTELVDLISAQRNFQANSRALEVNSTLQQNILQIR; translated from the coding sequence ATGAGCTTCAATATTGCATTAACAGGCCTTGCTGCCGCACAAAAAGATTTAGATGTTACCGCCAATAACATTGCCAACGTAAATACCACGGGCTTTAAAGAGTCTCGCGCTGAATTTGCTGATGTATACGCATCTTCGGTATTTAGCGCAGGTAAAACGAAAAATGGTGATGGTGTGCAAACCACCATGGTTGCTCAGCAGTTTCATCAAGGGTCGCTGCAGTTTACTAATAACTCACTGGATTTAGCGATCACAGGTGAGGGTTACTTTGCAACAAGTAATGACTTAGGCTCTTTAGATTTTAGTTATACTCGCGCAGGTGCGTTTAAGCTTAATAAAGACAACTTTGTAGTTGATGCTAAAGGAAACTTCTTACAGAGTTTTCCGGTGAATGAGGTTACAGGCAGTACCACTTCGGTTAGTTTAAGTACATCTTCTGCATTGCAAATACCTGATTCATCAGGCTCTCCGCGCTCTACTTCAAACGTATATACGTCGTTCAATGTTGATTCGCGTGACGATGTTATAGCTGTGCCATTTGATGCAACAGATGGCACTACTTATAACTCTTCGACTTCAACCACAGTTTACGACTCACTAGGTGAGCCGCATGTAATGCAGTTTTATTTTGTTAAAACTGCACCAAACGAATGGCAAGTGCATGGTACATTGGATCAAAAACCGTTTGATGCTACCGGTGCCGCAACGGCAACTCCAAGCCCACTTAGTACGTTTGGATTTAACGCAAGCGGTACGCCAGAAACAACCAATGGCGCACCTATTACAGGAAGTACCTTTGATGATGTAAATTTAAATACTGCTAACTTTTCAGGATTATTAACCAACGGTGCACAGTTTAATGACATTGCAATTCAGTGGCGTGACGAGGCAGGTACTGCAGGTAAAATACCTACTCAATATGCAAATCGATTTGAAGTAAAAGCACTAGAGCAAGATGGTGCGACAGTGGGTCGCTTAGCGGGTATTGACATTGGTACTGATGGAAAAGTCGTTGCATCGTACAGTAATGGCGACACTTCATATTTGGGTCAAGTAGCCATGGTTAGGTTTGCAAACTCACAAGGTTTACAACAGGTGGGTGATACTTCATGGAAAAAAAGTTTAACCTCAGGTGAGCCTATAGCAGGAGAACCGGGAACAGGAACTTTAGGCAAAGTCAATTCTTCAGCGCTCGAGCAATCAAATACAAACTTAACCACAGAGCTGGTTGATTTGATTAGTGCGCAGCGTAACTTCCAAGCAAACTCTCGTGCGCTTGAAGTGAATTCAACGCTTCAACAAAATATCTTACAGATCCGATAA
- a CDS encoding flagellar basal body rod protein FlgF, which produces MDKMVYIAASGAKQSMQGLALKANNLANANTTGFKSDFAQARSMQAFGEGLPTRVFAMQERPGSNMTSGGIVETGRSLDIAMSDNAWLSVQDASGNEAYTKVGSLNITAEGMLTTSDGRQVIGEGGPVILPVPIEKIEFSKDGTIQVRPQGAPANFLEEVDRLKVVDANNATLEKGNDGLFRAKPGQIVETSANVQVLGGTLEKSNVNPVHEMVDMISHQRQFELQVKLMKTAEEIDERQEQLMRIV; this is translated from the coding sequence ATGGATAAAATGGTCTACATAGCGGCATCTGGCGCTAAACAAAGCATGCAAGGGCTTGCTCTTAAAGCCAATAATTTGGCAAATGCGAATACCACTGGGTTTAAATCTGATTTTGCGCAAGCGCGATCAATGCAGGCTTTCGGTGAAGGTTTGCCGACTCGTGTTTTTGCTATGCAAGAGCGCCCAGGATCTAACATGACATCGGGCGGTATTGTGGAAACAGGTCGCAGCCTTGATATCGCTATGAGCGATAACGCCTGGCTGAGTGTTCAGGATGCCTCTGGTAATGAAGCCTATACAAAAGTGGGCTCGTTAAATATCACTGCTGAAGGTATGTTGACTACCAGCGACGGTCGTCAAGTTATTGGCGAAGGTGGGCCTGTCATATTACCTGTACCGATTGAAAAAATTGAATTTAGCAAAGATGGCACTATTCAAGTACGCCCTCAAGGTGCACCGGCTAACTTTTTAGAAGAAGTTGATCGGCTAAAAGTGGTTGATGCAAACAACGCCACGCTCGAGAAGGGTAACGATGGCTTATTCAGAGCTAAACCAGGCCAAATAGTTGAAACATCAGCCAATGTACAAGTATTAGGTGGCACATTAGAAAAATCGAATGTAAATCCTGTGCATGAAATGGTCGATATGATCAGTCACCAACGCCAATTTGAATTACAAGTAAAACTGATGAAAACAGCTGAAGAGATTGACGAACGTCAAGAACAGCTGATGCGCATCGTTTAA
- the flgG gene encoding flagellar basal-body rod protein FlgG, which yields MNPALWISKTGLDAQQTDISVISNNLANASTVGYKKSRAIFEDLLYQNINQPGGRSSQDTEMPSGLMLGAGTKVVANQKNFSQGNMLTTENSLDWMISGPGFFEVLQPDGNIAYSRNGQFTTDGDGRVVTSGAGYVVQPEMNVPDDAQSITVSQDGEVSVRVKGQAENVVIGQITISDFINPSGLEPIGQNLYTETAVSGAPVQGNPGVEGLGTIIQGSLETSNVNVTEELVNLIETQRVYEMNSKVISAVDEMMSYINQQL from the coding sequence ATGAATCCAGCATTATGGATAAGTAAAACAGGGCTTGACGCTCAACAAACTGATATATCGGTTATATCAAATAACTTAGCGAACGCCAGTACAGTGGGTTACAAAAAAAGCCGCGCTATTTTCGAAGACTTACTCTACCAAAATATTAATCAACCAGGCGGTCGCTCATCGCAAGACACCGAAATGCCGTCAGGCTTAATGCTTGGTGCGGGTACTAAGGTAGTGGCTAACCAAAAAAACTTTTCGCAAGGTAATATGCTCACTACTGAAAATTCATTAGATTGGATGATTTCTGGTCCTGGCTTTTTTGAAGTATTGCAACCAGATGGCAATATTGCTTATTCGCGTAACGGCCAGTTTACTACCGACGGCGACGGGCGTGTTGTAACCTCGGGCGCTGGTTATGTTGTTCAGCCTGAAATGAATGTACCTGACGATGCACAGTCGATCACCGTATCTCAAGATGGTGAAGTGTCAGTTCGCGTAAAAGGTCAGGCCGAAAACGTGGTTATTGGTCAAATCACGATTAGTGATTTTATTAATCCGTCGGGCCTTGAGCCTATAGGGCAAAACTTATATACCGAAACCGCGGTAAGCGGTGCGCCTGTTCAAGGTAACCCGGGTGTTGAAGGTTTAGGTACGATTATTCAAGGTTCACTTGAAACATCAAATGTAAATGTGACCGAAGAGTTAGTTAATTTGATTGAAACGCAGCGCGTTTATGAGATGAACTCAAAAGTTATCTCAGCCGTTGATGAAATGATGAGTTATATCAATCAACAGTTATAG